In Streptomyces chartreusis NRRL 3882, the following are encoded in one genomic region:
- a CDS encoding iron-containing redox enzyme family protein, with translation MLKHDPEYRPRLRHCTFFVPNNGDDVLMIVGDQHFQLEQHGAQLKDFLNLKRYLDGRHTIQQIAEITDVSPQDVAGIVDAFAEQGLLREENPELENIPVDVFLKQIDKSTAMWTEQIGYHRLWSGLENQEYRKEVFLGLILETYHYINSASRHISTAIAHCTDPQWKRLLSEYLAEEYDHAWMARDSLIRMGLSKEEVENAHPIIGTWSWTNNLCEIAREDTLGYLACTKLFEARGTETLEGAETLQRLAEAYGYPKDCLEPLVSHVRTDVEANHTGLLEEALEGRKYIPAEQAHRAVNNLHDLKHSFDQYNDGIILYYSDVSNYIPRLKVDYFSL, from the coding sequence ATGCTGAAGCATGACCCCGAATACCGTCCGCGCCTCAGGCACTGCACCTTCTTCGTCCCCAACAACGGGGATGACGTGCTCATGATCGTCGGGGACCAGCACTTCCAGCTGGAGCAGCACGGTGCCCAGCTCAAGGACTTCCTCAACCTCAAGCGCTACCTGGACGGCCGGCACACGATCCAGCAGATCGCGGAAATCACGGACGTCAGCCCGCAGGACGTGGCCGGGATAGTCGACGCCTTCGCGGAGCAGGGTCTGCTGCGTGAGGAAAACCCGGAACTCGAGAACATTCCCGTCGATGTGTTCCTGAAGCAGATCGACAAGTCCACGGCGATGTGGACCGAGCAGATCGGCTACCACCGCCTGTGGTCCGGGCTGGAGAACCAGGAATACCGGAAGGAGGTTTTCCTGGGTCTCATCCTGGAAACGTACCACTACATAAATTCAGCGAGCCGCCATATCTCCACGGCCATCGCCCACTGCACGGACCCGCAGTGGAAAAGGCTGCTCTCGGAGTATCTCGCCGAGGAATACGACCACGCCTGGATGGCCCGGGACAGCCTCATCCGTATGGGCCTGTCGAAGGAAGAGGTGGAGAACGCCCACCCCATCATCGGCACCTGGTCGTGGACCAACAACCTCTGCGAGATCGCGCGCGAGGACACCCTCGGGTACCTGGCGTGCACGAAGCTCTTCGAGGCCCGTGGCACCGAGACCCTCGAAGGCGCCGAGACCCTGCAACGGCTGGCCGAGGCCTACGGCTACCCGAAGGACTGCCTGGAGCCCCTGGTCTCCCACGTCAGGACGGACGTCGAGGCGAATCACACCGGCCTCCTCGAGGAGGCCCTGGAGGGACGCAAGTACATCCCCGCGGAGCAGGCGCACCGCGCGGTCAACAACCTCCACGACCTCAAGCACTCGTTCGACCAGTACAACGACGGGATCATCCTGTACTACTCGGACGTGTCCAACTACATCCCTCGTCTGAAGGTCGACTACTTCAGCCTGTGA
- a CDS encoding MFS transporter: MTTQPIPKSRPPAAAPAGRFARLWTAYTVNVAGDEFYVLAVPLIVYQVGGTAAAMSLVYACALLPQVFMGVWGGVLADRQDRVKLLRLCYLCSALALLLAYAVFAATDVSVAGLATIAVLLGLTAPVAAASFDSALPHFVPHDMLPRANAATEASRTACVVLGPAVAGFAVSHLAPEQAVLFNSVSFAVAYLLLHRITSPTIPRERTRGGPASQWHDLTTGLRYLVTGNTAVRIGVLMSTVVNFVFGAYEPMVVYRMRHGLDLGAGTVGLVFAASGVTSVAVALLLSWKAPSRGHLVVMGLSVALQGVAVAGLGVLTSLAAVVAAQIAWATGTVLYTVYWRAMRQTLVPGELLGRVAGTCRSIAYGGAFLGSAVSAVVLNRFLGVDTALLLAGLVSTVLGALVAGYAVTRSVSGKGAS, translated from the coding sequence GTGACGACCCAGCCGATCCCGAAGTCGCGTCCGCCGGCCGCCGCTCCGGCAGGCCGGTTCGCCCGCCTCTGGACCGCGTACACGGTCAATGTCGCCGGGGACGAGTTCTACGTTCTCGCCGTGCCGCTGATCGTCTACCAGGTGGGCGGGACAGCCGCGGCCATGAGCCTCGTCTACGCCTGTGCCCTGCTCCCGCAGGTCTTCATGGGCGTCTGGGGCGGCGTGCTGGCGGACCGCCAGGACCGTGTCAAGCTGCTTCGGCTGTGTTACCTGTGCTCGGCGCTGGCGCTGTTGCTGGCGTACGCGGTGTTCGCCGCCACGGACGTCAGTGTCGCGGGGCTGGCCACCATCGCCGTCCTGCTGGGCCTCACGGCCCCGGTGGCCGCGGCGAGCTTCGACAGTGCACTGCCCCACTTCGTTCCGCACGACATGCTGCCCCGCGCGAACGCCGCCACAGAGGCGTCCCGGACGGCCTGCGTGGTCCTGGGGCCGGCGGTGGCGGGATTCGCCGTCAGTCATCTGGCCCCCGAACAAGCCGTGTTGTTCAACAGCGTCTCCTTCGCCGTGGCCTATCTGCTGCTCCACCGCATCACCTCACCGACGATCCCCCGGGAGCGCACCCGCGGGGGCCCGGCGAGCCAGTGGCACGATCTGACCACCGGGTTGCGGTACCTCGTCACCGGCAACACCGCCGTGCGCATCGGCGTCCTCATGAGCACCGTGGTCAACTTCGTGTTCGGCGCGTACGAACCCATGGTGGTCTACCGCATGCGGCACGGCCTCGATCTGGGAGCCGGCACCGTGGGGCTCGTGTTCGCGGCGTCGGGAGTGACGTCCGTCGCCGTCGCGCTCCTGCTCTCCTGGAAGGCGCCCAGCCGTGGCCACCTCGTGGTCATGGGGCTGTCCGTGGCGCTCCAGGGTGTGGCCGTGGCCGGCCTGGGAGTCCTCACCTCGCTGGCGGCCGTCGTCGCCGCGCAGATCGCCTGGGCCACCGGAACGGTGCTGTACACCGTGTACTGGCGTGCCATGCGCCAGACCCTCGTGCCCGGAGAGTTGCTGGGACGCGTGGCCGGGACATGCCGTTCCATCGCCTACGGAGGAGCGTTCCTCGGCAGCGCCGTCTCGGCGGTGGTGCTCAACCGGTTCCTCGGTGTCGACACGGCGCTGCTGCTCGCCGGTCTCGTCTCCACCGTTCTGGGCGCCCTGGTCGCCGGATACGCCGTGACGCGAAGCGTCTCGGGAAAGGGCGCCTCATGA
- a CDS encoding S1 family peptidase, whose translation MRHARRRVVRRVTRLAAVGGLLLGGAMVTRAVASEPPDPSIGVPYAARPATSMGTDLVSRLGTSRTAGSWVDSAGRPVVAVTDEKAADEVERAGARAKMVRHSMSDLKSATATLRSAPRVPGTAWALDYKSNEVVVRGDSTVSASDWSRLTDVAEGIGGFVRMERTEGTFTTRVNGAQPILSTAGRCSAGFNVTDGATDYILTAGHCGPDGSVWFADDRGREQVGTSLKGSFPGDDYSLVKYDSGRAGEGADVVAVGDGKGVRITGVADAEVGQKIFRSGSTSGLREGEVTALNATVNYPEGTVTGLIETNVCAEPGDSGGPMFADGIALGVTSGGSGDCTAGGTTFFQPVTKALTELGVKLIVAKQAGAGTGSSPAPSASQGAASPGSSAPVTGEDVSGLLSRLTDPRNVGPGLLVIAGSLVALVATRWIRAEQDRKAYRQYYSATWG comes from the coding sequence ATGAGGCACGCACGACGACGGGTCGTCCGGCGAGTGACACGGCTGGCGGCCGTCGGCGGACTCCTTCTCGGAGGAGCGATGGTCACACGCGCCGTGGCGAGCGAGCCCCCCGACCCATCGATCGGCGTACCGTACGCCGCGAGGCCGGCCACGAGCATGGGCACCGACCTCGTGTCCCGGCTCGGCACCTCCCGTACGGCGGGCAGCTGGGTCGACTCCGCCGGCCGGCCGGTCGTCGCGGTCACGGACGAGAAGGCGGCCGACGAGGTCGAACGCGCCGGCGCGCGGGCGAAGATGGTGCGCCACAGCATGAGCGACCTCAAGTCCGCCACGGCGACGCTGCGTTCGGCGCCCCGGGTACCCGGCACCGCCTGGGCCCTGGACTACAAGAGCAACGAGGTGGTGGTCCGGGGCGACAGCACCGTCTCCGCCTCCGACTGGTCCCGGCTGACCGACGTCGCGGAGGGCATCGGCGGCTTCGTGCGCATGGAGCGCACCGAGGGCACCTTCACGACGCGGGTCAACGGCGCGCAGCCGATCCTGTCGACCGCCGGGCGCTGTTCGGCGGGCTTCAACGTGACCGACGGGGCGACCGACTACATCCTCACGGCAGGGCACTGCGGACCCGACGGCTCCGTCTGGTTCGCCGACGACCGGGGCCGGGAACAGGTCGGCACATCGCTCAAGGGCAGCTTCCCCGGCGACGACTACTCGCTGGTGAAGTACGACAGCGGCCGCGCGGGCGAGGGTGCGGACGTCGTGGCGGTCGGTGACGGCAAGGGTGTGCGGATCACGGGCGTGGCCGATGCGGAGGTCGGGCAGAAGATCTTCCGCAGCGGCAGCACCAGCGGGCTGCGCGAGGGGGAGGTGACCGCGCTCAACGCGACGGTCAACTACCCCGAGGGCACGGTCACCGGCCTCATCGAGACGAACGTGTGCGCCGAACCCGGCGACAGCGGCGGCCCGATGTTCGCCGACGGCATCGCCCTCGGTGTGACGTCGGGCGGCAGCGGGGACTGCACGGCGGGTGGCACGACGTTCTTCCAGCCCGTGACGAAGGCGCTGACCGAGCTGGGCGTCAAGCTGATCGTGGCCAAACAGGCCGGTGCCGGCACGGGCTCCTCCCCCGCACCGTCGGCCTCCCAGGGCGCCGCCTCGCCCGGCTCTTCGGCGCCGGTCACGGGGGAGGACGTGTCGGGCCTGCTGAGCCGCCTCACCGACCCGCGCAACGTGGGCCCCGGCCTGCTGGTCATCGCGGGCAGCCTCGTGGCCCTGGTGGCGACCCGGTGGATCCGCGCGGAGCAGGACCGCAAGGCGTATCGGCAGTACTACTCGGCCACCTGGGGATGA
- a CDS encoding nitroreductase family protein: protein MDVMTAVLTRRSEHVLAEPAPNDEEFAYLLRAAATAPDHGKLRPWRWILVRGEGRAALGRCFADDCAAPGSRPDRTEAKARRAPLLATLVFAPATGHRIPEWEQLAATSAMTSSLMLLLHARGFGSIWRTGKFTESAQVRRLLGLRQDERLLGWLYIGTPGESPQHRRRVLDDVTDRISVFAPELVTS, encoded by the coding sequence ATGGACGTCATGACGGCCGTACTGACCCGCCGCAGTGAACACGTCCTTGCCGAACCCGCCCCGAACGACGAGGAGTTCGCCTACCTGCTGCGGGCGGCCGCCACGGCGCCCGACCACGGCAAGCTCCGCCCCTGGCGGTGGATCCTGGTACGCGGCGAGGGACGCGCGGCGCTGGGCCGCTGCTTCGCCGACGACTGCGCCGCGCCCGGGTCCCGGCCGGACCGTACCGAGGCCAAGGCGCGCCGGGCACCGCTCCTCGCCACACTGGTGTTCGCCCCGGCCACCGGTCACCGCATCCCCGAGTGGGAACAACTGGCCGCCACCAGCGCCATGACCAGTTCCCTGATGCTCCTGCTGCACGCCCGGGGCTTCGGGAGCATCTGGCGCACCGGCAAGTTCACCGAGTCCGCGCAGGTCCGCCGGCTCCTCGGCCTGCGGCAGGACGAGCGTCTGCTGGGATGGCTGTACATCGGTACGCCCGGGGAGTCACCGCAGCACAGGCGCCGGGTGCTCGACGACGTCACCGACCGGATCTCCGTGTTCGCCCCGGAACTGGTGACCTCGTGA
- a CDS encoding EamA family transporter, whose translation MGALLALASAVCYGVVDFAGGLLSRHIHHAAVTFLGQLGGLLLACAAALLVPAGAVHTADLLWGALSGVGSGVAMRFLNRGLSRGAMSVVVPVSAVTGVALSVLCGVLVLGDRPGAVAWLGIAVTVPALWFVSGGRGGAGRGTTDGLLASAGVAVQYLALGQADPASGLWPVAAGRVAAVLVLLPDAARHARRLRLPPGRCLQALLIGAGAALGLVLYLLAAQRQLLAVAVVLASLYPALPVILGLALLHERISRRQALGLLGAGVATVLLTLG comes from the coding sequence ATGGGTGCCCTTCTCGCACTTGCCTCGGCCGTCTGCTACGGCGTCGTCGACTTCGCCGGCGGCCTGTTGTCCCGGCACATCCACCACGCCGCCGTCACCTTCCTCGGCCAGCTCGGCGGGCTGCTGCTCGCCTGTGCCGCCGCGCTCCTCGTGCCCGCCGGCGCCGTCCACACCGCCGACCTGCTGTGGGGCGCGCTGTCCGGCGTCGGCAGCGGCGTCGCCATGCGGTTCCTCAACCGCGGGCTGAGCCGCGGTGCGATGAGCGTCGTCGTGCCCGTGAGCGCCGTCACCGGTGTCGCGCTGTCGGTGCTGTGCGGGGTACTCGTCCTCGGCGACCGTCCGGGGGCCGTGGCCTGGCTGGGCATCGCCGTGACCGTCCCCGCGCTGTGGTTCGTCTCCGGAGGCAGGGGCGGCGCGGGCAGGGGGACGACGGACGGACTGCTCGCCAGTGCGGGCGTGGCCGTGCAGTACCTCGCCCTCGGGCAGGCGGATCCCGCGAGCGGTCTGTGGCCCGTCGCCGCGGGCCGGGTCGCCGCGGTCCTCGTCCTCCTGCCGGACGCCGCCCGCCACGCCCGCCGGCTGAGGCTGCCGCCGGGCCGCTGCCTCCAGGCCCTCCTCATCGGGGCCGGCGCGGCCCTCGGCCTCGTGCTCTACCTCCTCGCCGCGCAGCGCCAGTTGCTCGCTGTCGCCGTCGTCCTCGCGTCCCTCTACCCGGCCCTGCCCGTCATCCTCGGCCTCGCCCTGCTGCACGAGCGGATCAGCCGGCGTCAGGCGCTGGGGCTGCTGGGGGCGGGGGTGGCGACGGTGCTGCTCACCCTGGGGTGA
- a CDS encoding ornithine cyclodeaminase family protein, whose translation MTVLLGATELQRVVTPQDMLRALRQGFVAALGTRTTPQRVRQSLPASAGSIAVLLPGLLPGVPAYTVKVNAKFPGAVPAISGIVCLHDLETGELLALLDSAFVTAWRTGLSAALATDLLSPADARAVGIVGAGAQADMTLRGLTRLRTVERVVVHDADAGRAHRMAGSWRRAGLACQVVGSAREVARTCDSVVTATWSRRPLLHLPDVRPGSHITSLGADEPGKAELDARLLRHARVIVDDLDLAMTSGALGTAGLGREDAAAVLGRIIDGTVPVRTEAGQVTVYTPVGLPWQDLALSWAAYQAALRDGVGAGFRFPARPEDEGGT comes from the coding sequence ATGACCGTACTGCTCGGCGCCACCGAGCTTCAGCGGGTGGTGACACCGCAGGACATGCTGCGAGCGCTGCGCCAGGGCTTTGTCGCGGCCCTCGGCACGCGGACGACCCCGCAGCGCGTGCGCCAGAGCCTGCCGGCCTCCGCCGGAAGCATCGCCGTTCTGCTGCCGGGGCTCCTGCCGGGCGTCCCCGCGTACACGGTCAAGGTGAACGCCAAGTTCCCCGGCGCCGTCCCGGCGATCTCCGGCATCGTCTGTCTCCACGACCTGGAGACCGGGGAGTTGCTCGCGCTGCTGGACTCCGCCTTCGTGACCGCGTGGCGGACCGGGCTGTCGGCGGCACTGGCCACCGACCTGCTCAGCCCGGCCGATGCACGCGCCGTGGGGATCGTCGGCGCCGGAGCCCAGGCGGACATGACGCTGCGCGGGCTGACCCGGTTGCGCACGGTCGAGCGGGTCGTCGTCCACGATGCCGACGCCGGACGGGCTCACCGGATGGCCGGATCCTGGCGACGCGCCGGACTCGCATGCCAGGTCGTCGGCAGTGCGCGAGAGGTCGCCCGCACATGCGACAGCGTCGTCACCGCGACCTGGTCCCGCCGCCCGCTGCTGCACCTGCCGGATGTCCGGCCGGGCTCGCACATCACCTCGCTGGGAGCGGACGAACCGGGCAAGGCGGAACTAGACGCCCGGCTGCTGCGGCACGCGCGCGTGATCGTGGACGACCTCGACCTGGCCATGACGTCCGGCGCACTGGGCACTGCGGGCCTCGGCCGGGAGGACGCCGCAGCCGTCCTGGGCCGGATCATCGACGGGACCGTCCCGGTGCGCACCGAGGCCGGGCAGGTGACCGTCTACACCCCGGTCGGTCTGCCCTGGCAGGATCTCGCGCTCTCCTGGGCCGCCTATCAGGCAGCGCTGCGGGACGGGGTCGGCGCCGGCTTCCGCTTCCCCGCGCGGCCGGAGGACGAGGGCGGCACATGA